From the genome of Nicotiana sylvestris chromosome 2, ASM39365v2, whole genome shotgun sequence, one region includes:
- the LOC138885244 gene encoding uncharacterized protein, translated as MVPPLGLDTVSVTCNEATQHENSNSDEEDGIPNEIVKKVENFENNPKSNLDKIEAVNLGDVETVKETRISIHLSPIEKEEYICFLKENEDIFAWSYDDITGLRTSIVAHKLPTNPMCPPVKQKLRKFKPEMSLKIKEEVTKQSKANVLRVVEYPTWTAQKLRHYFCAYTTYLISRMNLLKYIFQKPMPTGKLAKWQKLLREDITEAYDGWRMFFNGAVNFKKVGIRAILVSEMGQHYPVSAKLRFSYTNNMVKYEACILGLNMETNMNIQELLVIGDSNFLVHHVQGEIQNEFADALATLSSMIQHPNNNYIDHIPVKIHNQLAYCAHVEEEIDGKPWFHDIKEYLSKGEYLEHANHTKKRTLRILSNHVFHSRGNLYKKTPDLGLLRCVDAKEGSKLLEDVHVGSYGPHMNGFVLAKKILRAGYFWMKIETDCIQYVRKCFQCQVEVASYKAVTKKVVADFVKDRIVCRFGVLESIVIDNAAKINSDLMKVMCETFKLSTRIS; from the exons atggtaccacctttgggcttggATACTg TgtctgtgacatgtaatgaggcaacgcaacatgagaatagcaATTCAGATGAAGAGGATGGAATACCCAACGAAATTGTGAAGAAGgtcgaaaactttgagaataatcctaagtccaatctggacaaaatagaagcagtaaatttgggagacgtcgagaccgtcaaggagactcgcattagcattcacttgtcaccaatagagaaggaagagtataTTTGTTTCCTAAAAGAgaatgaggacattttcgcatggtcttatgatgacatcaCCGGTTTGAgaacgtccatagtggctcacaagttgcctactaatcccatgtgtccgccagtaaagcagaaactcagaaagttcaaaccggaaatgagcttgaaaatcaaggaggaagttaccaagcagagtAAAGCCAatgttctcagggtggttgagtacccaacctg GacggctcagaaattgaggcattacttctgtgcttacactacatacctcatatccagaatgaaccttctgaagtacatattccagaaacccatgccgactggaaAATTGGCCAAATGGCAGAAactattaa gggaagacattaccgaagcatacgacggttggaggatgttctttaaTGGAGCTGTAAATTTCAAAAAAGTGGGAATTAGAGcaattttggtatcagaaatgggtcaacattatccggtatctgctaaacttagATTTTcctacaccaacaatatggtaaagtatgaagcttgcatactagggctcaatatGGAAAccaacatgaacattcaggagttgttggtaatcggtgattcaaatTTTCTTGTGCACCATGTACAAGGAGA aattcagaatgagtttgctgacgcattggccaccttgtcatctatgatacaacatccaaataaTAATTATATTGATCACATTCCGGTGAAGATCCATAATCAGCTGGCATATTGTGCTCACgttgaagaagaaatagatggaaagccttggttccatgacatcaaggagtatttatcaaagggagaatatctggagcatgcaaatcacactaaAAAACGCACACTCCGAATATTGTCCAATCACGTCTTCCACAGTAGAGGAAACTTGTACAAAaaaactcctgatttgggtttactaagatgtgtcgatgcaaaggaaggttctaagctacttgaggatgtacaCGTTGGGAGTTAcggcccgcacatgaatggttttgtcttggctaagaagatactcagggctggttacttttggatgaaaATAGAGACAGATTgtatccagtatgtccgcaaatgctttcaatgccaa GTAGAGGTtgcatcctacaaagctgtaaccaagaaagtcgtcgcagattttgtcaaagatcgtattgtcTGTCGATTTGGAGTTCTCGAGTCCATTGTTATTGATAACGCCGCCAAaatcaacagtgatctgatgaaagtaatgtgtgaaactttcaaattAAGCACAAGAATTTCatag